CTGTGGTGAATGTCCCCACCCCATTGCGCCACAAGGGGCATCTTCACACCCTAACCATGCAACTGAGCCGAGGCACTTGAAATACAAGTCATGTACTCCACAACCAATACTTTACACACATCTCGAATCGAAAACCCTTCGAAAGCCCTCGGAACTTTCTATCCTTTCGCGCGTTGTAATTTGGACCATGTCCTTCACACTCTTGCAGGCATCAGCTGCAGCCTTTGCGTTGCTTTCTGTTGGACACACGGTAGTATCCCCAATCCCAGAAGCCCCTGAATCAACACGTTGATTGTGGCGTAGATTAAAGGCAGGCAATGGACAGCCGACACAAGATTCAAAGCTATCGCAGGCACTACTTCGTGGACCTGTGGGACTCTGGGGTGGTACCAGGTGCGTTGAAGTTTTCGACAGCAATCACGCCTATCTTGCTGTTAGACTGACAATTCTATTCGATTTCTATCGACAGGGGagtggcttttttttgttgacTGGTGCGCTCACAGTGTTATCCTTCATTGTCAAGCTCTAATCATGATCAACAGGTCTGCTCCACTGGCAATGGTCGCGAGATCCTAGTCTCCTCCAAGATCCACTGAACAAAGCAATGGCCGGGATCGTGAACATTCTGCTATGGGCTAGCTCTGCCTGGTACAGTAAGTATGGTATCAATGATACTGCTGTTGTCATTGCTATCTCTGCTGCGTTGCAGGCTTTCGGTGTCGGAAAGGCTTGCCTGTGAAACAATCACCCAGGACACATGCTTGAAAGACACATGTACAGTATGATCCGATGAGCTCGAGTAAAGTAAGAAGATTTAATCCTGCTGTTGTACATTTTTGGATTTCGATTTTTGGAGGTTTTTTGTCTGTTGATCATAACCCTGAGCCGTTGAACTCATCCGAGATGACACAGTAGAGTGTAGACCGACAAAGACATTTAGCCCTCCCCCATCTGAGAATCTTGCTCCAACCTCCTCTCTTCCCTCCGCTTGATGGTCCACCGAATAAACAATCCCACATCAGAAACAACAGCCCGCGGCACTCCACCCAGCGTCCAGCTTCGCTGAACCCACTGAGGAATCTTCCCACCAGCATCAGAAGTCGTCAACATAGTCCAGCGAAGATAACGCCCAGGGTTCGTAGCAGGGGTGTTCGAATCCGCGGAAGCCGACGGACCCGAAGCTGGCGGGGCAGGAGCTAGCACGCGCTCAACCCGCTCGAGACTGGCATAGTAAGCAAAGACTGCACGCTGCGGGACAGCATCCATGATCTGTGCGTAGAGTCCCTCGTACTGGGATCCTGGGATGATTGGTTTAGTCAAGTAGAAAGGAATCTGTACAGTCATAAAGCCGTGGCCTGGGTTTGTTTGGGACACTGGGCAGGCGCTGGCGAAGGTTGTCGACATAGTCCATGATATGAAGGCCCGCGGCCGGATTAGCGCCTGTGGATGGAAGGTATGGACAATGAGATTGACTGGCTTGAGTTTCAGTGGGCTGTCTCCTTGTGTGTTTGAGCAATGTTCTAGGCAATTTTTCATACATACGTTCGACTTCGAAATGCTTGTAGGTCATGTTTCCAATAGCTATTGGTTGGTTGAGATCCCATTGTCGAGGCTCGTTCCATTTCAGCAGTTGCTTTACGCTCGTCACGCTGGGTGTGTACTCCATCTCGTGCTCAGCATGCCTGTAGCGCAATCCGTCGTGGAATTCCCATAGGGAAACTGTCCCAGGTAGACGATCAGAGTCTTGGTGGTCGCTTTGGCGACATACCCAGAACTCCTTTTTGGGAGCTGGGCCCTCTTGGGGGGGTTGGAGTGTTCGCCATCCCCGCGAAAGTTTCACCTTTGCATGTGAAGGTGAAGAAGAGCGCAGCTTGCAATCTGGTTTTAATGTTGACGGGAACTGGTTGAGAAGAGGGTGGGCTTCAAGAAGGATGGCCTGGATGAACTCCCGCAGATCTGGGGTGTTGTCGTCCCCTTGAAGATCTGGGTGTCGAGGGAGGCTGGTGAACAGATGTGGCTCGAGTTGTATGAGCGGCATGATAGAGAGAGATGGAAGGAAGAGGGCTTGGCGATAGAGAAAGTAGACAGGTGAAGAGAGGTGGAGGgttaaaaagaaaatgcCAGAGGTCAGAAAGCATAATAAATTGCTGATGGAGATTTTGTCTTATTTGTTTGCATAGGTCTACCTGAGTTGTTAAGAGAGAATTTGAAGGTTGCCAGGGTTTAATGAACACAGCTATATCTTTTTTTGGTCGACCCGATCACTTTTTCATCTATCAAATAAGCATATGATTGATCCTATAGATCAATTTAGGGCAACACGTTGGGCAAACGGTATCAAAACTATAGACAGCGGATCCCAGGTCCGACGCTGCCAGTCTCAAAAATCTCCACAAGTCCCGCGCCTAGTGCTTCTTCTAGCACCCATCGAAAATGCATCCCATACAGCTCTTTCCATTTCCTAGTCTTACCAGGCAGAATCCCGGCAAACTCGCCACGGGCTCGCTTCGCTACATGGAAACTCTTATCGGTCTCAATAGCTCCATCCCATCGATCTTTCAACAGACTCAGAGGGGCTTCACCAGAAGCGGACCGCCGGAGAAGAGCGAGTAGATGTGCACGACCCGATCCCAACAAGCGGAGATATGTTCCAGTGTTAGGAAGAGACAAAAACAGAGTTGCCGCACGAGCCTGAGCGGCTGACTGCACGGGTCGCTCAGAGTGCGAGATAGACTCGCTTCGACTTGCTGATGAAGTCGCCATTTGAGGTAGATTTGGAAGTGATGCAATACTTAATGTGCCCTGTGTAtaagatgacgaggagacAATAAAACCGGCGCGGAGCAAGGCCCTGTACTCATCCGTCGTGAAGACCCCCTGCGATATCGCCAAGGAGGTCCCAATGCGCTTCAAAATATCAAGGAATTTCTCTGCAAACCAGTCAGTTCATGACACTTGAAAGATTCTGACACCAAAATTCACCCTTGAGTGGTTGTTCCAATGCAGGGCTTTCCTGCACCAGCTTGTCCCAATCCTCTGCTAGCACCAAACAGTCGCCTAGCCCGGCCGCATCATTGCCTCGACCCGGTATAATGAGTCGCCGAATCCGACCTGTCTGTATCTGttcgacgatctcccttTCCACCTGTGTTGGTGCCTCCAGAAGGGTATGGATATGGGCCACAGAAGCGAGTGGAGGCAAAGATCGGCGCAGATTGAGAACTTCTGCGATGCGCGTGCTGTTCATCCCGGCCCGTATCGGAAGTTCTTCGAACATGCCATCACGGATGTATTGAATAGCCTGCAGGACATTCTGCGCCGGTGCTGTCTCTGCTATGAAATGAGATCCGCCTACATCTGGAAGCGGATCATCAAAGCCTGGATCTGCAGTCGGTTTTAGGCCAGTCGGATTGAGGCCGCCAGATGTAAGTTTGCGGCGTACGTGGGCAGCAAAAGGCGAGGGGCGGGGTTTGGGAGCAGAGGCTTTGCGTTTCTTGACACCTGATACCGGAGCGGATGTGAGACGCAGGGTCATGGCAAGGTCATGGTCGATGAACTTCCCGACGTTACGGATTCGGGGAGAAATATTACCTCATGTCAGGTGACAGACAGATATTCCACCAATCAAAGTCTGTTATAGCTCTGTACATAAATTACCGGTACGGGGAACACCCTGACCCTCAAAGTGGCTCAAGTGGGGTCAAACCGGTACGAGGCAGTACAACATAAACTCACGTCAGGCGATGGATCAGTTGGGTTTCCGTGGTTCTACAATATCACTTTTGGTTTGCAAGAACATTCCAAGTTATCTTCAAGTCTATTCTGAATGCAGCATCTAGTCCTATCTGTTTGGTCTTATTTGTCCTAGCAATCCACAGGCAAACGTGCTTCTCCATCACTTGGCACCTTCACATGACGTAGTCATGAGAAACACATCGTGTAActaaccttttttttttctcatcttGTCCCCGATTGTTAAGACTCCAGTCGCTAATTTACTCGTCGCATCGTCAAAGCTACATCTTTTCTCTCACACTGTGCTTTTACATTCCACTGCCTATCCGCTTAGGCTGGGCTCAATCACGATGACTGTCTTCATCGCATCTCTGTATGTGGCTATTACTGGATGGTTTACATATTGGCTAACTGTTGAATTTCTCATGTAGATTTTTACCCCACACCGTCAATTTTCATATCAACAACCCGCGCGCTTGTTCTCCCCCTCTAAGTTCTCCGCCCGCAAACCCCACCACTGAGGGCATCACACCCATTCCCAATTCTACAGCTAGCCTGTTCGAAAAGAAATCTCCAAGGAAAACGACGAGTCTTACACCAGGGGCTACAACGGATCATGAGCGCATCTTTGATGCCCAGATAGCCAAGGCAGAGCAAGAGAAAGATGGATACCCGTTCCCTTTGGCCCCCGAGCAGGATAACCGGCTCCTCACGGAGAGTGAGGGTCATTCCCCGATATGGGGTGCCACAACCTCACTCAATCAACCAAAGCCAGTAGCGGTCTTGTCGCCGTCTCCATCTATTCTCAAGCACCAAGATCTTCGCCCCGCCAAGGAAGTTGTCCCGCATCGACCTCCTGCGGCCGAGACCATTGCTACCCATGCGAGACTAAGAAAGGCCAGCACAGCGAGCCGGAAATTGTCATTTTCGAAAGCTGAATGGACCATCGAGACCGCGGAGCAGGGAAATGGTGGCCTGCGCAATGCAGTGCGATCCGCAACAGACGCTGGGGGATTGGACAACATGATGTGGGTGGGCACCTTGGGTATGCCTACTGACGCCTTGGCAAATCACACTCGGTGTGACATCGCCGAGAAATTGGAAAATGAGCATGGGTCTTTAACCGTGTTTGTCAATGACGGCGACTTCGACGGGCACTACACGCATTTTTGCAAGACCATCCTTTGGCCGGTATTTCATTATCAGATCCCAGATAACCCCAAGAGCAAAGCCTACGAGGACCATTCATGGATCTACTATGTCAAGTTGAACCAGGCTTTTGCAGAGCGCATTGCTAAGCATTGGAAGCGGGGTGATTCGATCTGGGTCCAGGATTATCATTTGTTACTGGTTCCAGATATGCTTCGCAAGTTGGTGCCAGATGCACAAATTGGGTTTTTCTTGCACATTGCTTTCCCCTCGTCTGAGGTCTTCAAGTGCTTGGCACCACGCAAGGAGCTCCTCCAGGGCATTCTTGGTGCCAACCTTGTTGGTTTCCAGACGGATGAATACTGCCGACACTTTCTGCAGACATGCAGTCGGATCTTGTGTGTGGAAGCAACACCCGAAGGAATCCAATTGGAAGACCGTTTTGTCAACGTCGGCACATTCCCCATCGGCATCGACCCAACTTCATGGGATAAGCGCCGCAAGGCAACGGACGTGGAGCGATGGGTCGGTACAATCTCAGAGCGCTACCAAGGAAAGCGTCTCATCGTCTCACGGGATAAAATTGATTCCGTTCGGGGGATTCGCCAAAAACTTCTTAGCTATGAGCTTTTCCTCAATACCTACCCAGAATGGGCTGATAAGGTTGTGTTAATTCAAGTCGCAACCAGCACCACGGAACAACCAGAGCTGGAAGCGACTATCTCTGACATCGCCATGCGGATCAACTCCACCCACTCGACCCTCGCTCATCAGCCCTTGGTGTTCCTCAAGCAAGACTTGGCCTTCCCGCAGTACCTCGCTCTAATCACTGTGGCAGATGCCCTGATGATCACCAGCCTACGCGAGGGAATGAATCTGACGAGTCACGAGTTTGTCTACTGCCAAGATGGTCGCTGCGGCGACAAAGCCTATGGGTCGTTGATTCTTAGCGAGTTCACTGGCAGTGCGTCTGTCTTCGGAAACCTTGCTCTTTTGGTCAACCCTTGGGATTACCGCCAGTGTTGCGAAGCAATTCACACAGCACTGACTCGCGAAGAAAAGGAACGGAAGCAGGTTTGGGAGGGACTCCTCTGTGCAGTCCTGAAGAACTCGACTGCCAACTGGGTGAAATCGTTCAGTGAAACTCTCAGTCGAGTCTGGAACGAGCAATCTTCGCGAGAAATCATGGCAGTGCCCCGCCTGTCCGTATCCCGACTCATCGAGCAGTATCGCCAATCTAAGCAACGGCTCATGATCATCGATTACGAAGACACTCTAGCCTCATGGGGATCACCGCGCAGCATCATTCTGACCACGCCGCAGCGCGCAATCATTACCCTCAACGACTTGACCGAAGACCCCGCCAACGTTGTTTACGTCATGAGCGCTCGCATGCCAGAGGAAATGGAAAGGCTCTTCCGACAAGTCAACAATCTGGGCCTGATTGCCGAGAACGGGTGCTTTGTGCGTGAGCCGAACGCCGATTCCTGGACACACCTTGCAGACAAGCTGCATGTCAAAGCGTGGAAGGCATCTGTGTCTAATATCCTGGAATATTTCCACGCTCGAGTCGAGGGTAGCTGGATTGAGGAGCGTCATTGCTCGCTCGTCTTCCACCACGGATCCGCAGAAGACCGTCAAGCTGCCGCTCGATCTGCTGCTGAATGTGCAGGCAATGTCAACGATGCATGTGCTAACCAGGATGTGCATGCGATCCCCGTCGAGGGTGCTTTGATCGTGGAGACCACTCACACCAACAAGGCGTCTGCGGCTGAACTGGTCTGGAAATGGTTCATGGAAAACGCCGATCAAAACGAGAATGTCATCAGGCCTGATTTCTTACTGGTCATCGGTGATAACCGTGAGGATGAACCGGTGTTCCGGTGGGCTAATAAGCTGCATAGCGCGAAGGCCGTCGACTATGCCATGACTGTCACATTGGGCTCGCGTAGTACGGAGGCTAAGGCCACGCTGACACAGGGAGTTACTGGTAAGTTGGAGAACATAGACCACCTTCTATTTTAGGTCAGTTGACTAATTTCCTACAGGCGTCCTTTCTTGTCTGCAACAATTGGCAGCACACCAGGGCCAACCTAAATTGCCACTGCGAGAATGATCTAGTGAGCAACTTGATTTCCATCATGGATTTCCCGGATATGAACATGCGAAGACGAATACACGAATTTAGCAAAAAGGACCGGAGTTTtcaaatttttctttttctttagCAAATATGATTTTGTGCTGGCATACATCTATTGCGGCACATTTTGATCCAGTTGAGATGTTACATACATGAAGACTTCTACAGGAAGGGCATTTGCATTGGTATCTTCTCACAATTTCGGGTAAAAAAGTTagaaaagccaaaaaaattAAAGACGTTCGATATCAGGAAATTTTCCTGGCAGTTCCTTATGAGCAGCCAAATCTCAGTCATTTTACTAGTCCTCTTAATAATCTCATTATAAGAGACGCCATGGGCCAACACCTTGAAACATTCGAAGTCGGATGTAAAGCATCTAAGAATCCATGTCAACCAAACCAGCTATCACCGCTAGGCCACGGTTGGGTTAGATGGGGGCAACTTTGTTACCACGTCAAAATCACCTCTACCCCTTCCCTATCTTCGGCTGCCGTCAGGACTGGGAGAATTTCCTTGGAAGTCCTGAATTTGTGAGGGAAGTGCCAACCTCCTTAGTAAGGATCTTCAAGTAGATGAGGTCAAGTAAGCGCTCGTTGAGAATCCTTCAATTCATTGATCGCCTTTTCATCGGTCGACCACCTTGCAGATCTATCGCTTGTGTTGGTTGAACTTTGGGGCGGGTGGTGTTCTTGTCGACTATCAGGATGATGTCGAGGTAGAGTTTGGCTTCAAACCAGCTAGAGGACATGTCTGCGGCTTGCCGTCCAAAGGCCATACATAAGCGGGTAGACACGCACCCATTGAAGAAGACtagagaagaagatctgcctCGAACTTTTGGGTGCAAAGGTCATAGGTGTAAGGCGTATGAGAGTTCATTTGCATTGCTTCTCCTACTCTCCACCATCATGACTAGAACAGCCACGGGTAGTGCGTGGGTATCCGATTGGTTACGTTGTAGCTTTGTGTTCCCACGATGTTGTCAAATCCTTGGCGTTCTTCTATCGAGATTCGGGTACTTGGACGGCGTTCCAAAGTTGTCATCGCTCCCAAAAAGGGTGAGGTGCTAGGTGGCTAGGATGTATCTCTGACTGAGTGCTGTGAATTCTCAGCTCTAGAAATCATTGAAATGAAGAGGAAATAAATGAAGTGAGAAGTGAGTTTCTGGTGAAGGTTTCTGTCTTGCATTGCTTTCCTCGAGGAATGGTCCCGCTCTGCCCAGATAGGCAGGTATCAAAATGCGGGTAGGGCTTTATTGTTTTGGCATTTGTTAAATGTGAAGGGGAAATGAAAGTGAATGCGACTATTGAGGAAACAATACACGTTGCATTTTCCACAATCTCAAAGGTCTATGATGATGGGTGTTCCTTTCGCCACCCGGGCTTGGAAATTTGGGATCAACATAGCCAAAGATCGTACACTTTCTCTGTCAGTGATCTAAAATTATGGCCTTGGAAAATTGCGTTCAAGTGCACTACCTGTGTGGTGGTGATTCATCTGTTCGGCCTTCAGATTCGCTGTAGAACACGGCCGGATGTTTTATATGAAGGTAATAGCAACCAAGGTGCCAATAGTGCAATCTACTGCGTACCTCGTTTTTGCATTCTGGATCTCATGTGAAAAGGGTAGCCCAGGCCCCTTTACGCGAGCTACCATGCTGCACCAAGTTATGTCGCGTAGCGAAATTCATGGACATCGTTGGATCGTTTCCTGATCGGATCAATCGTCAAATCTAATCTATATCACAGAGATCTTCTCACTTCGATCTCATTTTGGTCGAACGGCCCTCTTGCATCACAAATCGGTCGGAGTATAAATGGCATATTATACTTCTGACTTCCAAGTCCATGGAATCTTGCCA
The nucleotide sequence above comes from Penicillium digitatum chromosome 1, complete sequence. Encoded proteins:
- a CDS encoding polyamine oxidase, coding for MSFTLLQASAAAFALLSVGHTIKGRQWTADTRFKAIAGTTSWTCGTLGWYQGSGFFLLTGLLHWQWSRDPSLLQDPLNKAMAGIVNILLWASSAWYSKYGINDTAVVIAISAALQAFGVGKACL
- a CDS encoding Serine-threonine protein kinase 19, with the translated sequence MPLIQLEPHLFTSLPRHPDLQGDDNTPDLREFIQAILLEAHPLLNQFPSTLKPDCKLRSSSPSHAKVKLSRGWRTLQPPQEGPAPKKEFWVCRQSDHQDSDRLPGTVSLWEFHDGLRYRHAEHEMEYTPSVTSVKQLLKWNEPRQWDLNQPIAIGNMTYKHFEVELNLIVHTFHPQALIRPRAFISWTMSTTFASACPVSQTNPGHGFMTVQIPFYLTKPIIPGSQYEGLYAQIMDAVPQRAVFAYYASLERVERVLAPAPPASGPSASADSNTPATNPGRYLRWTMLTTSDAGGKIPQWVQRSWTLGGVPRAVVSDVGLFIRWTIKRREERRLEQDSQMGEG
- a CDS encoding Serine-threonine protein kinase 19; this translates as MTLRLTSAPVSGVKKRKASAPKPRPSPFAAHVRRKLTSGGLNPTGLKPTADPGFDDPLPDVGGSHFIAETAPAQNVLQAIQYIRDGMFEELPIRAGMNSTRIAEVLNLRRSLPPLASVAHIHTLLEAPTQVEREIVEQIQTGRIRRLIIPGRGNDAAGLGDCLVLAEDWDKLVQESPALEQPLKEKFLDILKRIGTSLAISQGVFTTDEYRALLRAGFIVSSSSYTQGTLSIASLPNLPQMATSSASRSESISHSERPVQSAAQARAATLFLSLPNTGTYLRLLGSGRAHLLALLRRSASGEAPLSLLKDRWDGAIETDKSFHVAKRARGEFAGILPGKTRKWKELYGMHFRWVLEEALGAGLVEIFETGSVGPGIRCL
- a CDS encoding Alpha,alpha-trehalose phosphate synthase subunit TPS3, putative gives rise to the protein MTVFIASLFLPHTVNFHINNPRACSPPLSSPPANPTTEGITPIPNSTASLFEKKSPRKTTSLTPGATTDHERIFDAQIAKAEQEKDGYPFPLAPEQDNRLLTESEGHSPIWGATTSLNQPKPVAVLSPSPSILKHQDLRPAKEVVPHRPPAAETIATHARLRKASTASRKLSFSKAEWTIETAEQGNGGLRNAVRSATDAGGLDNMMWVGTLGMPTDALANHTRCDIAEKLENEHGSLTVFVNDGDFDGHYTHFCKTILWPVFHYQIPDNPKSKAYEDHSWIYYVKLNQAFAERIAKHWKRGDSIWVQDYHLLLVPDMLRKLVPDAQIGFFLHIAFPSSEVFKCLAPRKELLQGILGANLVGFQTDEYCRHFLQTCSRILCVEATPEGIQLEDRFVNVGTFPIGIDPTSWDKRRKATDVERWVGTISERYQGKRLIVSRDKIDSVRGIRQKLLSYELFLNTYPEWADKVVLIQVATSTTEQPELEATISDIAMRINSTHSTLAHQPLVFLKQDLAFPQYLALITVADALMITSLREGMNLTSHEFVYCQDGRCGDKAYGSLILSEFTGSASVFGNLALLVNPWDYRQCCEAIHTALTREEKERKQVWEGLLCAVLKNSTANWVKSFSETLSRVWNEQSSREIMAVPRLSVSRLIEQYRQSKQRLMIIDYEDTLASWGSPRSIILTTPQRAIITLNDLTEDPANVVYVMSARMPEEMERLFRQVNNLGLIAENGCFVREPNADSWTHLADKLHVKAWKASVSNILEYFHARVEGSWIEERHCSLVFHHGSAEDRQAAARSAAECAGNVNDACANQDVHAIPVEGALIVETTHTNKASAAELVWKWFMENADQNENVIRPDFLLVIGDNREDEPVFRWANKLHSAKAVDYAMTVTLGSRSTEAKATLTQGVTGVLSCLQQLAAHQGQPKLPLRE